The following coding sequences lie in one Phragmites australis chromosome 8, lpPhrAust1.1, whole genome shotgun sequence genomic window:
- the LOC133926877 gene encoding uncharacterized protein LOC133926877 produces the protein MESNMARRLWDVVRAVLFMLRKGMSKRKLAMDLHLLLHRGKIAGKALGKLMTTNGHQHHNNAAAAAAADPQSFSCRALDPALAVYDPRGAREVEFSCSNTPSYPSLHLIPTGKRRRRRNNRRTHRGANGAEPGWYNYDAADIARVFEILNNNEQLLSDAGDGSSGAGAEQPSSLAVLATPSPALWASFDRTPAHVRQMRITDSPFPLRNDAVGDGGQVDREAEEFIKKFYEQLRTQQSLATATPDYGYGGYARPVTGIA, from the coding sequence ATGGAGTCGAACATGGCGCGGCGGCTGTGGGACGTGGTGCGCGCCGTGCTGTTCATGCTCCGCAAGGGCATGTCCAAGCGGAAGCTGGCCATGGACCTCCACCTCTTGCTCCACCGCGGCAAGATCGCTGGCAAAGCCCTGGGCAAACTCATGACCACCAACGGTCACCAACACCACAAcaacgccgcggcggcggctgcggcggatCCGCAGTCGTTCTCGTGCCGCGCCCTCGACCCCGCTCTCGCCGTCTACGACCCTCGCGGCGCCCGCGAGGTGGAGTTCAGCTGCAGCAACACCCCCTCCTACCCGTCCCTCCACCTCATCCCCACAGgcaagcgccgccgccgccgcaacaACCGCCGCACCCACCGCGGCGCCAACGGTGCCGAGCCCGGCTGGTACAACTACGACGCGGCCGACATTGCCAGGGTCTTCGAGATCCTCAACAACAACGAGCAGCTGCTGagcgacgccggcgacggcagcTCGGGCGCGGGCGCCGAGCAGCCCTCGTCCCTCGCGGTGCTCGCGACGCCCTCCCCCGCGCTGTGGGCGAGCTTCGACCGCACCCCGGCGCACGTGAGGCAGATGCGGATCACCGACTCGCCGTTCCCGCTGAGGAACGACGCGGTAGGGGACGGCGGGCAGGTGGACCGGGAGGCCGAGGagttcatcaagaaattctacGAGCAGCTGCGCACGCAGCAGAGCTTGGCGACCGCCACGCCGGACTACGGCTACGGCGGGTACGCGCGGCCGGTCACCGGCATCGCCTAA